The following proteins come from a genomic window of Rhodothermales bacterium:
- a CDS encoding efflux RND transporter permease subunit, with protein LALGIGLLVDNSIVVLENIARHRELGATRLEAAKRGASEVTMAVIASTLTTVAVFAPLVFVKGIAGQLFKDQALTVTFSLLASLLVAITLIPMLASFGGGRKDEDVQAPVLRTPRTRVGRWLRAIRLFLFNTVPSFVARIIVRASKWIAVGFRVILMPLTGSFNWAYDRAADAYPSVLDWSLRRRGVVLVSAFALFAASLLIVPRLGVEFIPPLSQGEFLIEMRLPPGTPLEQTDAIMAQIQRSAIGVDAINSTFASVGTGNRMDANPDEGGENWGELHVEMASSTDEVAEAAAFASLRTELERIPAIQYKFGRPTLFTFKTPIEVEVSGYNLDELRLVSQAISQRLSSLDRFADVKSTTEQGHPEVKILFDRDRAATLGLAVHDVANRVVNQVRGEVATRYSWRDRKIDILVRAREEDRGSIDDLRQLIINPESARPVTLESVADIVVDIGPSEVRRVSQQRVAIVTANLRYGDLGAATTIIQSVVDELVLPDGISVRLAGQSEEMASSFRSLLFALSLAVFLVYLVMASQFESLIHPFVIFFSIPLAAIGAIVALWITGSTLSVVVFIGLILLAGIVVNNAIVLVDLINQLRANGQPKMEAIREAARLRLRPILMTTLTTTLGLLPLAMGFGEGAEIRAPMGITVIGGLVISTLLTLIVIPVMYSILDRKPDAKMAVDPA; from the coding sequence GGCTCGCACTGGGCATCGGGTTGCTCGTGGACAATTCGATTGTAGTCCTGGAGAACATCGCCCGGCACCGCGAGCTCGGGGCCACTCGGCTCGAAGCCGCAAAGCGAGGTGCCAGTGAGGTGACGATGGCTGTGATCGCATCCACGCTGACCACTGTTGCCGTGTTTGCACCACTCGTGTTTGTCAAGGGAATTGCCGGACAGCTTTTCAAGGACCAGGCACTGACAGTCACCTTCTCTCTGCTAGCCTCCCTCCTCGTAGCGATAACGTTGATTCCGATGCTGGCCTCATTCGGTGGCGGGCGTAAGGACGAAGACGTGCAGGCTCCAGTACTGCGGACGCCCCGTACCCGGGTTGGCCGCTGGCTCCGAGCGATTCGGTTGTTCTTGTTCAACACCGTGCCATCATTCGTCGCCAGGATCATTGTTCGAGCCTCAAAGTGGATCGCGGTGGGCTTCCGTGTCATTCTTATGCCTCTCACCGGCTCGTTTAACTGGGCCTACGATCGTGCGGCGGACGCATATCCTTCGGTACTGGACTGGTCGCTCCGGAGGCGTGGCGTTGTCCTCGTATCTGCTTTCGCGCTGTTTGCCGCGTCACTGTTGATTGTACCGCGACTTGGCGTCGAGTTCATTCCGCCGCTATCTCAGGGAGAGTTCCTGATCGAAATGCGCTTGCCGCCCGGGACGCCACTCGAGCAGACGGATGCAATAATGGCACAGATTCAGCGTTCGGCGATTGGTGTTGATGCGATTAACTCGACTTTCGCGTCAGTTGGCACCGGCAACCGCATGGATGCGAATCCTGATGAGGGCGGCGAAAACTGGGGCGAACTCCATGTCGAGATGGCTTCGTCAACGGATGAGGTCGCCGAAGCCGCCGCATTTGCAAGCCTCCGAACCGAGCTTGAGCGAATACCGGCGATTCAGTACAAGTTCGGTCGACCGACCCTGTTCACCTTCAAGACTCCCATCGAAGTCGAGGTATCCGGCTACAATCTCGACGAATTGAGGCTTGTGTCGCAGGCGATATCGCAGCGATTGTCCAGCCTGGATCGTTTTGCCGATGTCAAGAGCACGACGGAGCAGGGACATCCGGAGGTCAAGATCCTGTTTGACCGCGATCGTGCCGCTACCCTTGGGCTGGCGGTCCATGACGTCGCGAACCGCGTTGTCAACCAGGTTCGGGGCGAGGTCGCTACTAGATACTCCTGGAGAGATCGCAAGATTGACATCCTCGTCAGGGCGCGGGAGGAAGACCGGGGATCGATCGACGATCTACGCCAGCTGATTATCAATCCGGAGAGCGCGCGTCCCGTGACGCTTGAGTCCGTAGCCGACATCGTCGTCGACATTGGACCCAGCGAAGTGCGAAGGGTAAGCCAGCAGCGGGTTGCCATCGTCACCGCAAATCTCCGGTATGGCGATCTTGGGGCGGCGACGACGATCATCCAGTCGGTGGTCGACGAACTCGTCCTCCCCGACGGAATATCGGTCCGGCTCGCCGGTCAAAGTGAAGAGATGGCCAGCAGTTTCCGGTCGCTTCTATTCGCGCTCTCCCTGGCTGTGTTTCTGGTCTACCTGGTCATGGCATCCCAGTTTGAATCGCTCATCCATCCGTTCGTCATCTTCTTCTCGATTCCTCTCGCAGCAATCGGGGCTATTGTTGCGCTGTGGATAACGGGCTCGACGCTGAGTGTCGTCGTTTTCATAGGCCTGATCTTGCTGGCGGGTATCGTCGTGAACAACGCGATTGTGCTCGTCGATCTGATCAACCAGCTGCGGGCGAACGGACAACCCAAGATGGAGGCGATTCGTGAGGCGGCACGACTCCGACTACGTCCGATTCTGATGACCACCTTGACAACCACACTCGGCCTCCTCCCATTGGCCATGGGTTTCGGCGAGGGTGCAGAGATACGCGCACCCATGGGCATCACAGTGATTGGGGGGTTAGTCATCTCGACATTGCTGACCTTGATTGTTATCCCTGTTATGTATTCGATCCTCGATCGAAAGCCAGATGCGAAGATGGCAGTAGATCCTGCGTGA